In a genomic window of Thermosynechococcus sp. CL-1:
- a CDS encoding DUF4033 domain-containing protein, whose protein sequence is MPPESLNWLERWCLARLIRAIASVIGVEPQRFDYVGFVEITRQVKQGRSPVQQQAIVATVFDRLVPPVISTLVRTLFRPTRWVCEWNAWFATRLTGWLVGASDRYWVEVIPPDQPRQWQHSGVRIQKCRYLAESQCVALCINLCKKPTEQFFRQRFGIPLTMTPNFSDYSCEMVFGTPAQPIPEPTLPPCWEDPSQPPCSHV, encoded by the coding sequence ATGCCGCCTGAGTCCCTCAACTGGCTAGAGCGATGGTGCTTGGCTCGGTTGATTCGAGCGATCGCTAGTGTCATTGGGGTTGAGCCACAGCGATTCGACTACGTTGGCTTTGTTGAAATCACACGGCAAGTGAAGCAGGGGCGATCGCCCGTGCAGCAGCAGGCTATCGTGGCCACCGTCTTTGATCGGTTAGTCCCCCCTGTCATCAGCACCTTGGTGCGCACACTCTTTCGCCCGACCCGTTGGGTCTGTGAGTGGAATGCGTGGTTTGCCACCCGCCTCACGGGCTGGTTAGTGGGAGCCAGCGATCGCTACTGGGTCGAGGTCATTCCCCCCGATCAACCCCGCCAATGGCAACACAGTGGCGTGCGCATTCAAAAATGCCGCTATCTTGCTGAATCTCAATGCGTGGCACTCTGTATCAACCTGTGCAAAAAGCCCACAGAGCAATTCTTTCGGCAGCGATTTGGCATTCCCTTGACGATGACGCCCAACTTTAGCGACTACAGTTGCGAAATGGTTTTTGGTACCCCTGCCCAGCCGATTCCTGAGCCGACGCTGCCGCCGTGTTGGGAAGATCCGAGTCAACCCCCCTGCTCCCACGTTTAA
- the rimP gene encoding ribosome maturation factor RimP — protein sequence MLLPVVQTLAQQVADQEHLDLVSVQWLTHQSPPILRVEVRHPENDTSLEDCERLSRALEMALDGLPELEFAYVLEVSSPGLSDYLSSDRDFDAFRGFPVRVTTTAPHRGKTLWEGNLIRRDAVNVYLNQRGRSLAIPRSLIASVQLYTPSSEP from the coding sequence ATGCTTTTGCCTGTGGTGCAAACCCTTGCCCAGCAGGTTGCCGACCAAGAACACCTTGATCTGGTGAGTGTGCAGTGGCTGACCCATCAATCGCCCCCGATTTTACGGGTGGAGGTGCGCCATCCTGAGAATGACACCAGCTTAGAGGATTGCGAACGGCTGAGTCGGGCACTGGAGATGGCTTTGGATGGGCTGCCAGAGTTGGAGTTTGCCTACGTTCTCGAGGTGTCGAGTCCCGGCCTGTCGGATTACTTGAGTAGCGATCGCGACTTTGATGCCTTTCGTGGCTTTCCTGTACGGGTCACGACCACCGCACCCCATCGGGGCAAAACCCTTTGGGAGGGCAACCTGATTCGCCGTGACGCGGTGAATGTCTATCTCAATCAACGGGGGCGATCGCTGGCGATTCCCCGCTCACTCATTGCCAGTGTCCAACTGTACACCCCCAGCAGTGAGCCTTAG
- a CDS encoding ArsJ-associated glyceraldehyde-3-phosphate dehydrogenase: MGVGIGINGFGRIGRLVLRAAWGWPELEFRHINEIKGGTTAAAHLLEFDSVHGRWLQTIEAKEGAIAINDQILTFSEAKTPAEVPWQERAVDIVLECSGKFRTAEQLAAYFAVGVKKVIVAAPVKEQALNIVMGVNDHLYNPQEHHLLTAASCTTNCLAPVVKVIHETLGIRHGLITTIHDVTNTQTVVDTPHKDLRRARSSLMSLVPTTTGSATAIGLIYPELQGKLNGLAVRVPLLNASLTDCVFEVSRPTSVTEVNAALKAAANGQLKGILGYEERPLVSIDYCNDPRSSIVDALSTMVVDETQVKILAWYDNEWGYSNRMAELARHVATTLP; this comes from the coding sequence ATGGGCGTTGGCATCGGCATTAATGGCTTTGGCCGCATTGGTCGCTTGGTTTTGCGTGCCGCGTGGGGTTGGCCTGAACTGGAGTTTCGCCACATTAACGAGATTAAAGGAGGCACAACCGCTGCCGCCCATTTGCTAGAGTTTGACTCGGTGCATGGCCGCTGGCTCCAAACTATCGAGGCCAAAGAGGGGGCGATCGCCATCAACGATCAGATCCTGACCTTTTCGGAAGCAAAAACCCCAGCAGAGGTACCTTGGCAAGAGCGCGCGGTGGACATTGTCCTAGAGTGCTCCGGTAAATTCCGTACCGCTGAGCAACTGGCGGCCTACTTTGCAGTTGGGGTGAAAAAAGTGATTGTTGCTGCCCCCGTCAAAGAACAGGCTCTCAACATTGTCATGGGCGTCAATGACCATCTCTACAATCCCCAAGAACACCACTTACTCACCGCCGCCTCCTGTACGACAAATTGCCTTGCCCCCGTCGTTAAGGTCATTCACGAAACCCTTGGCATTCGCCACGGCTTGATCACCACGATCCACGATGTCACCAATACGCAAACAGTGGTGGATACCCCCCACAAGGACTTGCGCCGTGCCCGCTCTAGTCTAATGTCTCTTGTGCCGACAACCACGGGTTCAGCCACTGCTATTGGGCTGATTTATCCAGAACTCCAAGGCAAACTCAATGGCTTAGCCGTGCGGGTACCGCTGTTGAATGCGTCGCTCACCGACTGTGTTTTTGAAGTCAGCCGCCCCACTAGTGTAACAGAGGTGAATGCAGCCCTGAAAGCGGCGGCAAACGGTCAGCTCAAGGGAATTCTCGGTTATGAGGAGCGCCCTCTTGTTTCCATTGACTATTGCAACGACCCCCGTTCAAGTATTGTCGATGCTCTTTCCACGATGGTTGTGGATGAAACGCAGGTAAAAATTCTCGCGTGGTACGACAACGAATGGGGCTACAGCAATCGCATGGCCGAATTAGCTCGTCACGTCGCCACTACTTTGCCCTAG
- the arsJ gene encoding organoarsenical effux MFS transporter ArsJ, with translation MAVSTSVRNYMIVTLAYWGFTITDGALRMLVLLYFNQIGYTPLQIAFLFLFYEIFGIVTNFLGGWIGSRLGLNVTLYAGIGLQVISLIMLTPLTQEWPLWFAVPYVMAAQAMSGVAKDLTKMSSKSAIRLVVPQEAESRLFKWVAILTGSKNALKGVGFFVGSVLLTLAGYRASLWIMAIALILILFSGLLLPRGMGQIKKKIKFRQLFSKSKEINILSAARFFLFGARDVWFVVGLPVYLQSVLNWSFYEVGGFLALWVIGYGGVQSSAPLLLKYLNRGRPPQAATIQFWTFTLTIVPAVIALGLMSHWNPNAVIIGGLLLFGLIFAMNSAVHSYLVLAYTDDEKVALNVGFYYMANSGGRLAGTVLSGLIYQIWGIVGCLWVSMVFVLCAGLISLKLEDPKRQQPYPSLAMGDGE, from the coding sequence ATGGCTGTGTCCACCAGTGTCCGCAACTATATGATTGTTACCCTCGCCTACTGGGGGTTCACGATTACCGATGGCGCACTGCGGATGCTAGTGCTGCTCTACTTTAACCAAATTGGTTACACACCGCTGCAAATTGCCTTCCTCTTTCTCTTCTATGAAATTTTTGGCATTGTCACCAACTTTCTCGGTGGCTGGATTGGTTCCCGTTTAGGGCTGAATGTCACCCTCTACGCGGGCATTGGTTTACAGGTGATCTCGCTGATCATGCTCACGCCCTTAACGCAAGAATGGCCCTTGTGGTTTGCGGTGCCCTATGTGATGGCGGCACAGGCGATGTCGGGGGTGGCCAAAGACCTGACAAAGATGAGTTCTAAGAGCGCCATTCGCTTAGTGGTGCCCCAAGAGGCGGAGTCACGGCTCTTTAAGTGGGTGGCGATTCTGACGGGTTCTAAAAATGCCCTCAAGGGGGTGGGTTTCTTTGTTGGCAGTGTGTTGCTGACATTGGCGGGCTATAGAGCGTCCCTGTGGATTATGGCGATCGCGCTTATCTTGATCCTGTTCAGCGGTTTGTTATTGCCACGGGGGATGGGGCAGATCAAAAAGAAAATCAAATTTCGCCAACTCTTTTCCAAGAGCAAGGAGATCAATATTCTTTCTGCCGCTCGCTTTTTCCTCTTTGGTGCGCGGGATGTCTGGTTTGTGGTGGGTTTGCCCGTCTATCTCCAAAGTGTTCTCAACTGGTCATTTTATGAAGTGGGGGGCTTTCTCGCCCTGTGGGTCATTGGCTATGGGGGTGTTCAGTCCTCGGCACCCCTGCTGTTGAAATACCTCAATCGCGGTCGCCCTCCCCAAGCCGCCACTATTCAGTTTTGGACGTTTACACTGACGATTGTGCCAGCAGTCATTGCCTTGGGCTTGATGAGCCACTGGAATCCCAATGCCGTCATTATTGGCGGCTTGCTCCTTTTTGGCTTGATTTTTGCCATGAATTCGGCAGTCCACTCCTACTTGGTGCTGGCCTACACCGATGATGAAAAGGTGGCCTTGAATGTTGGCTTTTACTACATGGCCAATTCCGGCGGGCGACTAGCAGGAACGGTTCTCTCTGGCCTCATCTATCAAATTTGGGGCATTGTCGGCTGTCTGTGGGTTTCGATGGTCTTTGTCCTCTGTGCTGGACTTATTTCCCTAAAGCTCGAGGATCCGAAACGGCAGCAGCCCTACCCCTCGTTGGCGATGGGCGATGGTGAGTAA
- a CDS encoding YlxR family protein, with the protein MMAVPQRRCVSCGRLADRSEFWRIVRCWPDQKVQLDRGMGRSAYLCPTAECLKVAKQKKRLARSLRCPIPEDIFTTLAARLDAHRNYD; encoded by the coding sequence ATGATGGCTGTCCCCCAACGCCGCTGTGTGTCCTGTGGCCGCTTGGCCGATCGCTCGGAGTTTTGGCGAATCGTGCGCTGCTGGCCCGATCAAAAGGTGCAGTTGGATCGGGGGATGGGGCGATCGGCCTATCTGTGTCCCACTGCTGAGTGTCTCAAGGTGGCCAAACAAAAAAAACGCTTGGCGCGATCGCTCCGCTGTCCCATTCCCGAGGATATTTTTACGACCCTTGCTGCTCGCTTAGATGCCCATCGCAACTATGACTGA
- the nusA gene encoding transcription termination factor NusA: MTIYRLPGLRAMINEISQERNLPKHAVHQALKEALLKGYERYRRSLRPDHSHFEEDHFANFEVELDTEQEGFRVLATKTITETVANPDREIALADVIEVVQDARVGDTVLLDVTPDHQEFGRMAAMQTKQVLAQKLRDQQRRLVQEEFKDLEGTVLMGRVLRFERRSVIMAVRSDASQPEVEAELPKREQLPNDNYRANSTFKVYLKRVKEGPQRGPQLEVSRADAGLVVYLFANEVPEIEDEVVRIVAIAREANPPNHKVGPRTKIAVDTLERDVDPVGACIGARGSRIQAVVNELRGEKIDVIRWSPDPATYIANSLSPAPVEDVRLINPEARIAHVLVAPDKVSQAIGKEGQNVRLATRLTGWKIEVRDSSQYNYEEEDRLAMAALEEQVAS; encoded by the coding sequence ATGACCATCTATCGCTTACCCGGCCTACGGGCCATGATCAATGAAATCAGTCAAGAGCGGAATTTGCCCAAGCACGCAGTGCATCAAGCCCTCAAGGAAGCACTGCTCAAGGGATACGAACGCTATCGCCGCAGTCTGCGCCCGGATCATAGTCACTTTGAAGAAGACCACTTTGCCAACTTTGAAGTGGAACTAGACACCGAGCAGGAGGGCTTCCGCGTTTTGGCCACCAAAACGATTACGGAAACAGTGGCGAACCCCGATCGCGAAATTGCCCTTGCCGATGTGATTGAGGTGGTGCAGGATGCCCGTGTCGGCGATACGGTGCTGTTGGATGTGACCCCTGACCATCAGGAATTTGGTCGCATGGCCGCCATGCAAACCAAGCAAGTGCTGGCGCAGAAATTGCGAGATCAACAGCGTCGCCTCGTCCAAGAGGAATTCAAAGACCTCGAGGGCACCGTACTCATGGGGCGCGTCCTGCGGTTTGAGCGGCGATCGGTGATTATGGCTGTGCGCAGCGATGCTAGCCAACCGGAAGTGGAGGCCGAACTGCCGAAACGGGAACAACTTCCCAACGACAACTACCGCGCTAACTCCACATTCAAGGTGTATCTCAAGCGCGTCAAAGAGGGACCTCAGCGCGGCCCCCAATTGGAGGTTTCCCGTGCGGATGCTGGCTTGGTGGTCTATCTCTTTGCCAATGAGGTGCCAGAAATTGAGGATGAAGTGGTGCGGATTGTGGCCATTGCCCGCGAAGCCAATCCCCCGAATCATAAAGTCGGCCCCCGCACCAAAATTGCCGTGGATACCTTAGAGCGGGATGTCGATCCGGTGGGTGCCTGTATTGGGGCACGGGGATCCCGCATTCAAGCAGTGGTGAATGAACTGCGGGGGGAAAAAATTGATGTGATCCGCTGGTCGCCGGATCCAGCCACCTATATTGCCAATTCCCTCAGTCCCGCCCCGGTAGAGGATGTGCGGCTAATCAACCCCGAAGCCCGCATTGCCCATGTCCTTGTGGCACCGGATAAGGTCTCCCAAGCCATTGGTAAGGAAGGCCAAAATGTGCGCTTGGCAACTCGCCTAACGGGCTGGAAAATTGAGGTGCGCGATAGCTCCCAATACAACTATGAAGAGGAGGATCGCTTGGCCATGGCCGCCCTCGAAGAACAAGTTGCCAGTTAG